The window TCCGGCGCTGACCCCGGCTCAAGGCCGGGGCGGGCCGGTCCCGCTTCCCGAACAAAATTCCGGGCCCGGATGGCGACATCCGGGCCTCCTTTTTTGCGGGGCTCCTTCGGCAAGCACAGGGCAGGCCCTTCGATACGCCCCGGCCGGGGCCGGGGCTACTCAGGGTGAGGGTGAGGTGAGTAAACGCATCAAAACCCCTCATCCCGAGTAGGCGCGCCAGCGCCGTATCGAGGGGCGCCCCCTAGCCGCCGCCCGCCAGGAGCCTTTCGACGTAGGGCAGAATCCGCTCGACGATCACGGCGACGCCGGCCGCGTTCGGGTGGATGAGATCGGGCTGGTTCAGTGCCGGATCCAGCGCCACGCCGTCGAGAAAGAAGGGATAGAGCACGGCGCCGTAGCGCTGCGCCAGCTCCGGCCAGGCGCTGTTGAAGGCGGCTTCGTACTCCGGGCCGAGATTGCGCGGCGCCTTCATCCCGGCCAGGAGGACGGGGATTTTCCGTTCCGTCAACTGCGCCAGGATGGCCCGGAGATTGGCCCGCGTTTCGGCCGGATCGAGGCCGCGCAGGCCGTCATTGCCGCCGAGCGCGACGATGACGAAATCCGGCTTCGACGACAGCGCCCAGCCCAGCCGGGCCCGGCCGCCGGCCGTCGTGTCGCCGGAGATGCTGCCGTTCATCACCCGGATATCGTGGCCCCGGCTGCGCAGCGCCGCCTCCAGCCGCGGGACGAAGCCCTGTTCCGCCGGCAGCCCGAAACCGGCGCCCAGACTGTCGCCCAGCACCAGCAGCGTGCGTTCGGCGGCCTGCGCCGGGGCCGCCCAACCCAGCCCGCACACCAGCGCAAGCGCGCAGGCCCAGAGCATACCCCTGCGGAAAGGTGCGATTCGAATCCCCCTCCCCTTGGGGGAGGGGTTAGGGG is drawn from Rhodospirillaceae bacterium and contains these coding sequences:
- a CDS encoding arylesterase — protein: MLWACALALVCGLGWAAPAQAAERTLLVLGDSLGAGFGLPAEQGFVPRLEAALRSRGHDIRVMNGSISGDTTAGGRARLGWALSSKPDFVIVALGGNDGLRGLDPAETRANLRAILAQLTERKIPVLLAGMKAPRNLGPEYEAAFNSAWPELAQRYGAVLYPFFLDGVALDPALNQPDLIHPNAAGVAVIVERILPYVERLLAGGG